The following are encoded together in the Arthrobacter sp. Y-9 genome:
- the folB gene encoding dihydroneopterin aldolase, whose amino-acid sequence MDRIELRGVTATGYHGVFDFERREGQPFVVDLVMHRDFRRAAETDDVEDTAHYGLVAEAVTAVIEGPAVNLIEKLAVLIARAVLAGFDVESVEVTVHKPKAPIEVPFGDVAVVVSRSRADFPGLEGGSA is encoded by the coding sequence CTGGACCGGATCGAACTCCGCGGCGTCACCGCCACCGGCTACCACGGGGTCTTCGACTTCGAGCGCCGCGAGGGCCAGCCGTTCGTGGTGGACCTGGTCATGCACCGGGACTTCCGCCGTGCGGCCGAGACCGACGACGTCGAGGACACGGCCCACTACGGACTCGTGGCGGAAGCCGTGACGGCCGTGATCGAGGGACCGGCCGTGAACCTCATCGAGAAGCTGGCCGTCCTGATCGCCCGCGCCGTCCTGGCGGGCTTCGATGTGGAGTCCGTCGAGGTCACGGTGCACAAGCCCAAGGCGCCCATCGAGGTGCCGTTCGGGGACGTCGCCGTCGTGGTGTCCCGTTCCCGTGCCGATTTCCCCGGACTCGAAGGAGGTTCCGCATGA
- the folK gene encoding 2-amino-4-hydroxy-6-hydroxymethyldihydropteridine diphosphokinase, whose protein sequence is MSRTRAILALGSNLGERQGTLSAAVADLVNHPAVHLVDISPVIQTKAVGGPEDQPDYLNMVLAVDTELEPLDLLAHCQAVEQMHHRVREVRWGPRTLDVDVIVFGDVQSDDPVLTLPHPRAAERAFVLVPWAAMDPEAILNGAPVRELAVAAADYPDVDEYDEY, encoded by the coding sequence ATGAGCCGCACCCGAGCCATCCTGGCCCTCGGAAGCAACCTCGGCGAGCGGCAGGGCACCCTGTCCGCCGCCGTCGCCGATCTGGTGAATCACCCGGCGGTGCACCTGGTGGACATCTCGCCGGTCATCCAGACCAAGGCCGTGGGCGGTCCCGAGGACCAGCCCGACTACCTGAACATGGTCCTGGCGGTCGACACCGAGCTCGAACCGCTGGACCTCCTGGCCCACTGCCAGGCCGTGGAGCAGATGCATCACCGCGTGCGCGAGGTCCGCTGGGGGCCGCGCACACTGGATGTCGACGTGATCGTCTTCGGCGACGTCCAGAGCGACGATCCCGTCCTGACCCTGCCGCACCCGCGCGCCGCCGAGCGCGCGTTCGTCCTGGTCCCGTGGGCCGCGATGGACCCCGAGGCCATCCTGAACGGCGCCCCGGTCCGTGAGCTGGCCGTCGCCGCGGCCGACTACCCCGACGTCGACGAGTACGACGAGTACTGA
- a CDS encoding DUF3180 domain-containing protein, translated as MRPAQLAGLALAFLVVGLLVSMIVQRYGLPVPLLPLAAVFSMLAIALLTFLLGWRVHRWKTAKVKKQLDPILAARTLILAQAGAYAGTVLFGWHVGILLEQLQFLQYSSAVDHVITAAVMAGGGVVMLVVGLIVERFCRIPPEDDGGADGGKDKGTEGEYA; from the coding sequence ATGCGACCCGCTCAGCTCGCCGGGCTGGCCCTCGCCTTCCTGGTGGTGGGGCTCCTGGTCTCGATGATCGTGCAGCGGTACGGTCTGCCGGTGCCGCTGCTCCCGCTCGCCGCGGTGTTCAGCATGCTCGCGATCGCGCTGCTGACGTTCCTCCTGGGCTGGAGGGTGCACCGCTGGAAGACCGCCAAGGTCAAGAAGCAGCTCGACCCGATCCTGGCCGCCCGGACGCTGATCCTGGCGCAGGCCGGGGCGTACGCGGGGACCGTGCTGTTCGGCTGGCATGTGGGCATCCTGCTGGAGCAGCTGCAGTTCCTGCAGTACTCCAGCGCCGTGGACCATGTCATCACGGCCGCCGTCATGGCGGGCGGCGGGGTGGTCATGCTGGTGGTGGGCCTGATCGTCGAGCGCTTCTGCCGGATCCCTCCGGAGGACGACGGCGGCGCGGACGGTGGCAAGGACAAGGGGACTGAGGGTGAGTATGCCTGA
- a CDS encoding DUF2520 domain-containing protein, with product MPEPVNGPASTGAGGGSSRAGRLRVGVIGAGKVGAVLGAALRSAEHQVSGVAAVSEASRERAENLLPGVPVLEPGEIVAGSDLVLLAVPDDVLGELVSGLASLGAWRPGQLVAHTSGRFGVGVLDPVRAAGAIPLAIHPAMAFTGLSLDLGRLQDCVFGVSADPAMLPIAQALVIEMGGEPVVIPEEQRVLYHAALAHGSNHLVTLASQAAQVLREIGVADPERLLGPLLRASLDNALASGESALTGPVSRGDAGTVSSHREALTGRDRLLRNAPGRGEDQDAVPGDDILDSYLSMARATLQRAVRQDRLRADQAAALGDVLG from the coding sequence ATGCCTGAGCCGGTGAACGGCCCGGCGTCGACCGGCGCCGGGGGCGGCAGCTCGCGCGCCGGACGCCTGCGCGTCGGAGTGATCGGCGCCGGGAAGGTCGGCGCGGTGCTCGGAGCCGCCCTGCGCTCGGCGGAACACCAGGTCTCCGGGGTGGCGGCGGTGTCCGAGGCGAGCCGGGAGCGGGCCGAGAACCTGCTGCCGGGCGTCCCGGTGCTGGAACCGGGCGAGATCGTCGCCGGGAGTGACCTGGTCCTCCTGGCCGTGCCGGACGACGTGCTCGGCGAGCTGGTCTCGGGCCTGGCGTCCCTCGGGGCGTGGCGGCCGGGACAGCTCGTGGCGCACACCTCAGGCCGCTTCGGCGTCGGCGTGCTGGATCCGGTCCGTGCGGCCGGTGCCATCCCGCTGGCCATCCACCCGGCCATGGCCTTCACCGGACTGAGTCTGGACCTCGGCCGTCTCCAGGACTGTGTCTTCGGGGTGAGCGCCGATCCGGCCATGCTCCCGATCGCCCAGGCGCTCGTGATCGAGATGGGCGGCGAGCCCGTGGTCATCCCCGAGGAGCAGCGCGTGCTGTATCACGCGGCCCTCGCGCACGGCTCCAATCACCTCGTCACCCTGGCCTCCCAGGCGGCGCAGGTGCTCCGGGAGATCGGCGTCGCCGACCCGGAGCGCCTGCTCGGACCGTTGCTCCGCGCGTCGCTGGACAACGCCCTGGCGTCGGGGGAGTCCGCGCTCACCGGACCGGTGTCGCGCGGCGACGCCGGCACCGTGTCCTCCCATCGTGAGGCGCTGACCGGCCGCGATCGTCTGCTGCGAAACGCCCCGGGCCGCGGTGAGGATCAGGACGCGGTCCCGGGCGACGATATCCTGGACTCCTACCTCTCCATGGCCCGTGCCACTCTTCAGCGCGCCGTCCGCCAGGACCGTCTCCGGGCGGATCAGGCCGCGGCGCTGGGTGACGTCCTGGGCTGA